The Prosthecobacter dejongeii genome contains a region encoding:
- a CDS encoding exo-beta-N-acetylmuramidase NamZ domain-containing protein, which translates to MRFLLLSLVLAAVQALAQDFPPAGIQQLEKVVDAAVAKKSPVGAVVWLEHEGRAHTLVKGDRAQVPSIEPMTVDTVFDAASLTKVIATAPAIMHLWERGKLNLEAPVSRYLPEFTGEGREAILLRHLLTHTSGLKPGIPRDPAWSGYAEGIRRATTTVPDAPPDSFFRYSDINFILLGEIVQRVSGESLDSYVQKALFTPLGMTSTRFRPPAEWQARLAPTEKDEKDLMLRGVVHDPTCRRMGGVAGHAGLFTTAGDLARFSRMILQGGTLEGVQIFKPGTLAQMQRVQTAATVTERRGLGWDLESPYSRPRGDRFPIGSFGHTGFTGTSLWLDPYSKTFVIFLSSRLHPDGKGSVRDLYEEIGRAAARCVPKFDFDKVAGALHPRGADEVPSVLNGIDVLKRDGFAPLKGLRVGLITNQTGIDAERTPTIDLLAKAPEVKLRALFSPEHGIRGALDQEKIKDGVDAKTGRPIHSLYGERRAPTPEQLAELDALVFDIQDIGCRFYTYISTLRLCLEAAAKSNKKVFVLDRQNPIGGNAVEGPTVVEKETFTATHAIPLRHGMTVGELAQMMNAERGIQADLQIIRLEGWQRKWLMDQTGLPWVNPSPNMRRLEAALLYPGIGLLEFSISVGRGTDSPFEMLGAPYVNDRRLAHELNQLGLPGLRFMPVRFTPTTSVFKDQVCGGVRLEITQRSAVRPVLTGVSIAAVFQRLYPKDFALEKVNTLLNHPALLKGLKSGKTGKELSAQWAAETAAFQARRANFLLY; encoded by the coding sequence ATGCGTTTTCTTTTGCTGTCCCTCGTCCTCGCTGCCGTTCAGGCACTGGCCCAAGACTTCCCGCCGGCAGGCATTCAACAACTGGAAAAGGTGGTGGATGCAGCCGTCGCCAAAAAAAGCCCGGTGGGGGCGGTGGTGTGGCTGGAGCATGAGGGGCGCGCGCACACGCTGGTCAAAGGGGATCGTGCCCAGGTGCCCAGCATCGAGCCGATGACGGTGGACACTGTTTTTGACGCGGCCTCGCTGACCAAGGTCATAGCCACAGCTCCTGCGATCATGCACCTGTGGGAGCGAGGGAAACTGAATCTGGAGGCCCCAGTCAGCCGCTACCTGCCGGAATTTACCGGGGAGGGGCGCGAGGCCATCCTCCTGCGGCACCTACTCACGCATACTTCGGGTTTAAAGCCGGGCATCCCGCGAGACCCTGCGTGGAGTGGTTATGCCGAAGGCATCCGCCGGGCGACAACCACCGTGCCGGATGCACCCCCGGATAGCTTTTTCCGATACAGCGACATCAACTTCATTTTGTTAGGCGAGATCGTCCAACGGGTGAGCGGTGAGTCGCTGGATAGTTACGTGCAGAAGGCTCTTTTCACCCCTTTGGGCATGACCTCCACCCGCTTCCGGCCACCAGCGGAATGGCAGGCACGGCTGGCACCCACGGAGAAAGATGAAAAAGACTTGATGCTGCGCGGGGTGGTGCATGACCCCACCTGTCGGCGCATGGGCGGGGTGGCTGGGCACGCGGGCCTTTTTACCACGGCGGGGGATCTGGCCCGCTTTTCCCGCATGATCCTGCAGGGGGGAACGCTGGAGGGTGTGCAGATTTTCAAACCGGGCACGCTGGCCCAAATGCAACGGGTGCAGACCGCCGCGACGGTGACGGAAAGGCGCGGCCTGGGCTGGGACCTGGAGTCTCCCTACAGCCGCCCTCGGGGAGATCGCTTCCCCATCGGCTCCTTTGGCCACACGGGATTCACTGGCACCAGTCTGTGGCTGGACCCGTATTCGAAGACCTTCGTCATCTTCCTGAGTTCCCGCCTGCATCCGGATGGGAAAGGCAGCGTTCGGGATCTGTATGAGGAGATCGGCCGGGCAGCCGCGCGCTGTGTGCCTAAGTTTGACTTCGACAAAGTCGCCGGGGCGCTGCACCCGCGAGGCGCCGATGAAGTACCCAGCGTGCTGAACGGCATTGATGTGCTGAAGCGGGATGGCTTTGCCCCACTCAAGGGTCTGCGGGTGGGCCTGATCACCAACCAGACCGGCATTGATGCCGAACGCACGCCGACCATCGACCTGCTGGCCAAGGCCCCGGAGGTGAAACTGCGCGCCCTTTTCAGCCCGGAGCACGGCATCCGGGGGGCACTGGACCAGGAAAAAATCAAGGACGGGGTGGATGCCAAAACGGGCCGCCCCATCCACAGCCTGTATGGGGAACGCCGCGCGCCCACGCCGGAGCAACTGGCCGAGCTGGACGCGCTGGTCTTTGACATTCAAGACATCGGCTGTCGTTTCTACACCTACATCTCCACGCTGCGTCTGTGCCTGGAAGCTGCGGCAAAGTCGAACAAAAAGGTTTTCGTTTTGGATCGCCAAAATCCCATCGGCGGAAACGCTGTCGAAGGGCCAACGGTGGTGGAGAAAGAAACCTTCACCGCCACACACGCCATCCCCCTGCGCCACGGCATGACGGTGGGTGAGCTGGCGCAAATGATGAATGCGGAGCGCGGGATCCAGGCGGATCTGCAAATCATCCGCCTGGAGGGTTGGCAGCGGAAGTGGCTGATGGATCAAACCGGCCTGCCCTGGGTGAATCCCTCCCCCAACATGCGGCGGCTGGAGGCCGCGCTGCTGTATCCAGGCATCGGCCTGCTGGAATTTTCCATCAGCGTGGGCCGTGGCACGGACAGCCCCTTTGAGATGCTGGGAGCGCCGTATGTGAATGACCGCAGGCTGGCCCATGAACTCAATCAGTTAGGCCTGCCAGGGCTCCGGTTCATGCCAGTACGCTTTACCCCCACGACCAGTGTTTTTAAAGACCAGGTGTGTGGGGGAGTGCGGCTGGAAATCACGCAACGCAGTGCGGTGAGGCCGGTGCTCACGGGCGTCTCCATCGCAGCGGTTTTCCAGCGTTTGTATCCGAAGGATTTTGCCTTGGAAAAGGTGAACACCTTGCTGAATCACCCCGCACTATTGAAGGGTCTCAAGAGCGGAAAAACGGGGAAAGAACTATCGGCTCAGTGGGCGGCTGAGACCGCTGCCTTTCAGGCGCGGCGAGCAAATTTTTTGCTGTATTGA
- a CDS encoding DUF2059 domain-containing protein, giving the protein MKKIISCAFLAIALLTPAMAVEPEHQAAIEKMFKLMHQQEQYETSMTAGFESALGGAVDQMPEAQKEKFKVAIGRVKEFMKAEIGWDKMKGELVELYAQNLTLAEINAVLPLLEKPEFQTVIVKQLKVLPEAAKLGASKAQALQPKIMQIIQEEMTK; this is encoded by the coding sequence ATGAAAAAAATCATTTCCTGTGCTTTCCTTGCCATCGCCCTTTTGACACCCGCTATGGCTGTGGAGCCAGAGCATCAAGCCGCGATCGAAAAAATGTTCAAGCTCATGCACCAGCAGGAGCAGTATGAGACCTCCATGACCGCCGGTTTTGAGTCCGCCCTCGGGGGTGCTGTGGACCAGATGCCTGAGGCCCAGAAGGAAAAATTCAAAGTCGCCATCGGTCGCGTGAAGGAATTCATGAAAGCCGAAATCGGCTGGGACAAAATGAAGGGTGAACTGGTGGAGCTGTATGCTCAGAACCTCACCCTCGCTGAGATCAATGCCGTGCTGCCTTTGCTGGAAAAGCCCGAGTTCCAGACCGTCATTGTCAAGCAGCTCAAGGTCCTGCCTGAAGCCGCCAAGCTGGGTGCCTCCAAGGCCCAGGCTTTGCAACCCAAGATCATGCAGATCATCCAGGAAGAGATGACCAAGTAA
- a CDS encoding carboxypeptidase M32 — protein MPSTAYDQLQSLVQEVSLLTSTEATLSWDQETFMPAKALGHRARQMAYLNGKAHALATGTVFRKLLEKAESEKRRQPKALANLRELRRDYDRAVKLPQKLVIEESEICAHGKAAWAEARKKSDFKVFAPHLQKLVTLARKKADLWGYADEPYDALLETYERGAHTAEVAALFTKLKPELTQIARQAVEQSAAVKPNLLRGHYPIEKQQILNAEVAASLGFDFEAGRIDTTAHPFCTTLGPADIRLTTRYDEADFTSSLFGVMHEAGHGLYEQGLPQDDFGQPSGRACSLGIHESQSRLWENHVGRSRSFWERWLPRTQEIFPHLKKIKLENFLRAINRAEYSFIRVEADQATYDLHILLRFSIERRIISGELAVKDVPAAWNAEFESLFGMVPPDDAHGCLQDIHWSMGGLGYFATYTLGNLNAAQLFGTARKQKKIATALDKADYAPLLAWLREKVHSQGGTPLPGEIMVHATGKPTDAKWHLKHLRDRFAE, from the coding sequence ATGCCTTCCACCGCTTACGATCAGCTCCAATCCCTCGTCCAAGAGGTCAGCCTCCTCACCTCCACGGAGGCCACGCTTTCCTGGGATCAGGAGACATTTATGCCCGCGAAGGCTCTAGGCCATCGCGCCCGGCAGATGGCTTACCTGAATGGCAAGGCACATGCCCTCGCCACAGGCACGGTTTTTCGCAAGCTCTTGGAAAAAGCCGAGTCTGAAAAACGCCGCCAGCCCAAGGCGCTCGCGAACCTGCGCGAACTCCGCCGTGACTATGACCGGGCGGTAAAGCTGCCACAAAAGCTCGTCATCGAGGAAAGCGAAATCTGCGCCCATGGCAAAGCCGCCTGGGCAGAGGCGCGGAAAAAATCGGACTTCAAAGTCTTTGCCCCGCATCTGCAAAAACTCGTCACCCTCGCACGCAAGAAGGCGGATCTCTGGGGCTACGCCGATGAACCTTACGATGCTCTTTTGGAAACCTATGAGCGCGGAGCCCACACGGCTGAAGTGGCGGCCTTGTTCACGAAGCTAAAGCCCGAGCTTACCCAGATTGCCCGGCAGGCTGTGGAGCAGAGTGCAGCAGTGAAGCCTAACCTCTTGCGGGGTCATTACCCGATTGAAAAGCAGCAGATCCTCAACGCTGAAGTGGCCGCGAGTCTGGGTTTTGACTTTGAGGCGGGTCGCATTGACACCACCGCCCACCCTTTCTGCACCACCCTGGGCCCGGCAGATATTCGCCTCACCACGCGTTATGATGAGGCGGACTTCACCTCCTCACTTTTTGGCGTCATGCATGAGGCAGGCCATGGTTTGTATGAACAGGGGCTGCCTCAGGATGATTTTGGCCAGCCTTCGGGCCGGGCTTGCTCTCTGGGTATCCATGAATCTCAAAGCCGTCTTTGGGAAAATCATGTGGGCCGCTCCCGCAGCTTTTGGGAAAGGTGGTTGCCGCGCACGCAAGAAATATTCCCTCACCTGAAGAAGATCAAGCTGGAGAACTTTCTCCGTGCCATCAACCGCGCTGAGTATTCCTTCATTCGTGTGGAGGCAGACCAGGCGACGTATGACCTCCATATCCTCCTACGCTTCAGCATTGAACGCCGGATCATCAGTGGTGAACTGGCCGTGAAAGATGTGCCGGCTGCGTGGAATGCCGAGTTTGAAAGTTTGTTCGGCATGGTTCCGCCGGATGATGCCCATGGCTGCCTCCAGGACATTCATTGGAGCATGGGCGGCCTCGGTTACTTCGCGACTTACACCTTGGGTAATTTGAATGCAGCCCAGCTTTTTGGCACCGCTCGTAAGCAGAAGAAGATCGCCACCGCCCTCGACAAGGCCGACTACGCCCCGCTTCTGGCCTGGTTGCGTGAAAAGGTCCACTCCCAGGGCGGCACGCCACTGCCTGGCGAGATCATGGTTCATGCCACTGGCAAGCCTACGGATGCCAAATGGCACCTCAAACATCTGCGTGACCGTTTTGCGGAATGA
- the msrB gene encoding peptide-methionine (R)-S-oxide reductase MsrB: MNKKALLFVALSSLSLVACADDKPKSPAPMPKTEVNLTEADWKKRLTAEQYAVTRQAGTERPFGATYEEFEKQGEGTYYCVCCGVELFTSKEKFHSGCGWPSFYDASTAKNVLERRDDSHGMARVETLCKRCGAHLGHVFEGESVSANTPTKRRFCINGVALTYVEKGGTAPKLLELTDASVDKKKEEVAKEAGVEVKKP; this comes from the coding sequence ATGAACAAAAAAGCGTTACTTTTCGTGGCCCTGTCCAGCCTCTCCCTCGTCGCCTGCGCGGATGACAAACCCAAGTCCCCTGCCCCTATGCCTAAAACCGAAGTCAACCTAACCGAAGCCGATTGGAAAAAACGCCTCACGGCTGAGCAATACGCCGTCACACGCCAGGCCGGAACGGAGCGGCCCTTTGGTGCCACTTACGAGGAATTTGAAAAGCAGGGTGAAGGCACCTACTACTGCGTTTGCTGCGGGGTGGAGCTCTTCACCTCCAAAGAAAAGTTTCACTCTGGCTGCGGCTGGCCTTCTTTCTATGATGCCTCCACCGCCAAGAATGTACTGGAGCGCCGCGACGACTCCCACGGCATGGCCCGTGTAGAGACGCTGTGCAAACGCTGCGGAGCCCACCTGGGGCACGTGTTTGAGGGCGAATCCGTCTCTGCCAATACGCCCACAAAGCGCCGCTTTTGCATCAATGGCGTGGCCCTCACCTACGTGGAAAAAGGCGGCACCGCCCCGAAACTGCTGGAGCTAACGGACGCCTCCGTGGACAAGAAGAAAGAAGAGGTGGCCAAGGAAGCAGGAGTCGAGGTCAAGAAGCCCTGA
- a CDS encoding RNA polymerase sigma factor has protein sequence MSSSPAESHLPATQWTLIARLRHGDAAEAKRALDELITQYRYPLYCYLRRRGYQHSDADDILQDFLMKLLRNESFAAADASKGRLRCMLHVSLERFVISWERLHQHRRREVSAEEEAHPGDSDSEKRYQHEKFQDHETPDQIFGRKWTLTLLGAALNRVGELYKSRGKEPLFKVLRPVLMDGGSLRGINGPQMAEQVGMNYGALRTALMRMMADYQEALQEEILQTVEDPAAAKEELAQLRQSVS, from the coding sequence ATGTCGTCCTCCCCCGCTGAAAGTCATCTGCCCGCGACTCAGTGGACGCTGATCGCGCGCCTCCGGCATGGCGATGCTGCAGAGGCCAAACGCGCGCTGGATGAGTTGATCACCCAGTACCGTTACCCCCTATACTGCTACCTCCGGCGGCGCGGTTACCAGCACAGTGATGCGGATGACATTTTGCAGGATTTTCTGATGAAGCTCCTGCGCAATGAAAGCTTCGCCGCTGCCGATGCCTCCAAAGGCCGCCTACGCTGCATGCTGCACGTCAGTCTCGAGCGTTTTGTCATCAGTTGGGAGCGCCTTCACCAGCACCGCCGCCGCGAGGTGAGCGCCGAGGAAGAGGCCCACCCTGGAGACTCCGACAGCGAAAAGCGCTATCAGCATGAAAAATTCCAAGACCACGAAACGCCGGATCAGATCTTCGGCCGCAAGTGGACGCTGACACTCCTGGGCGCTGCCCTAAACCGCGTGGGGGAATTGTACAAAAGCCGGGGCAAAGAGCCGTTGTTTAAAGTCCTGCGCCCCGTGCTCATGGATGGCGGCAGCCTGCGCGGGATCAATGGCCCCCAGATGGCCGAGCAAGTCGGCATGAACTACGGTGCCCTGCGCACCGCCCTCATGCGCATGATGGCCGACTACCAAGAGGCCCTCCAGGAAGAGATTCTGCAAACGGTGGAAGACCCCGCCGCTGCGAAGGAAGAACTGGCCCAGCTCCGCCAAAGTGTTTCTTGA
- a CDS encoding CobW family GTP-binding protein — MLVTLITGFLGSGKTTLLRRLLREVGPLRLGVIVNDMSPLEVDGDLIREGKRVSEAAGTLVSLASGSISGSQQQAFEHALDAWAGRTDLDHVIIETSGSAHPWPLVEAISRRAAYTLGQLVTLLDARTMTEDYEAGRGLMDRLARHEKHGQRGLENLLAEQIQWASTLLLTKTDRVTPSDVDSLQECLGKLNPEAAVHRVSHGQISPSLLLGGASYDLHRAQEMARVRWGDALAGVGEAAAYDLGSSVVCDARPLHPQRLWDLFHHQLGVGIHRSKGFLWMASRDEQVLLWNQAGGGLSLELLAYWKAALVKDPLGKLLPEEIAHLEQQLSALDPRFGDRLNEITVIGTQQHREYFVGQLQTCFCTEAEIQHWQQGGRFQDPWPQALKARG, encoded by the coding sequence ATGCTGGTCACTTTAATCACGGGCTTTTTAGGCTCAGGGAAAACCACGTTGCTGCGCCGACTCCTGCGGGAGGTGGGGCCGCTGAGGCTGGGCGTCATCGTCAATGACATGAGCCCGCTGGAGGTGGATGGTGACCTCATTCGTGAAGGGAAGCGGGTCTCGGAAGCGGCTGGGACTTTGGTGAGCTTGGCTTCAGGTTCCATCAGCGGCAGTCAGCAGCAGGCCTTTGAGCACGCACTGGATGCCTGGGCCGGGCGCACGGACCTGGATCACGTCATCATCGAAACCTCTGGCAGTGCGCACCCGTGGCCTTTAGTTGAGGCCATCTCCCGCCGCGCTGCTTACACCCTGGGCCAACTGGTGACCCTGCTGGATGCGCGCACGATGACTGAGGACTACGAGGCGGGCCGTGGGCTGATGGATCGGCTCGCCCGCCATGAAAAACACGGGCAGCGGGGGCTTGAAAATCTGCTGGCAGAGCAGATCCAGTGGGCCAGCACCCTGCTGCTGACCAAGACGGACCGGGTGACACCGAGCGACGTGGATTCCCTGCAGGAATGCCTGGGAAAGTTGAATCCGGAGGCGGCGGTGCATCGTGTCTCTCACGGCCAAATATCTCCTTCTCTTTTGTTAGGTGGAGCTTCTTACGATCTACACCGGGCACAGGAAATGGCCCGTGTGCGATGGGGGGACGCTTTGGCAGGGGTGGGTGAGGCGGCGGCCTATGATCTGGGTAGCTCGGTGGTGTGTGATGCCCGGCCCCTGCACCCACAAAGGCTGTGGGATTTATTTCATCATCAGTTAGGTGTGGGTATTCACCGCAGCAAAGGCTTCCTGTGGATGGCCTCCCGGGATGAACAAGTGCTGTTATGGAACCAGGCCGGCGGTGGGCTGAGCCTAGAACTGCTGGCCTACTGGAAAGCGGCCCTGGTGAAAGATCCCTTGGGAAAATTATTGCCGGAAGAGATCGCCCATCTGGAGCAACAACTGAGCGCCCTGGACCCGCGTTTTGGAGATCGGCTGAATGAGATCACCGTCATCGGCACGCAGCAGCACCGGGAGTATTTTGTGGGGCAACTGCAAACCTGCTTTTGCACGGAGGCTGAGATCCAGCACTGGCAGCAGGGTGGGCGCTTTCAAGACCCGTGGCCACAGGCCTTGAAAGCGCGCGGATAA
- a CDS encoding type II toxin-antitoxin system RelE family toxin, which translates to MLQIVFNDISAAELSRLPTQIQFHILEALNIQSSDLDENTLAKKFGVLERGPKKKLYRCRAGDHRIYFAVNDGDVRIHRVLHKNTLADFLFRSNLPGGGEDEALSQSKNFWQLIDEGAKTLKTV; encoded by the coding sequence ATGCTCCAGATCGTTTTTAATGACATCAGTGCCGCCGAGTTGTCACGGCTGCCGACGCAGATCCAGTTCCACATTCTGGAAGCGTTGAACATTCAATCCAGCGATCTGGATGAGAACACATTGGCAAAAAAATTCGGTGTCCTGGAGCGCGGGCCGAAAAAGAAACTCTATCGCTGCCGGGCGGGAGATCACCGCATCTACTTTGCTGTGAATGATGGCGATGTTCGCATCCACCGCGTGCTCCATAAAAATACCCTGGCCGATTTCCTCTTCCGTAGCAATCTGCCCGGTGGCGGGGAAGATGAGGCGCTGAGCCAGTCGAAGAATTTTTGGCAGCTCATTGATGAAGGGGCCAAAACCCTGAAAACGGTCTGA
- a CDS encoding RNA polymerase sigma factor, producing MKESLDGRFPTTHWTLIQRLKSEDAQVSTRALEDLCRQYHYPLYCYIRRRGLDHHDAEDALHDFLAKLLRLDSLQDTEEARGRLRGFLCTSLHRFLINWHESRRNSTQRVKSLEDLSESEKRYQMEHLTDADTPERIFNRKWSQELLKRVLESLDEDYQARGKSADYQALKPILLSGGSLRGYDTQALSQSLSITEGTLRIRLHRLLKDYRTLLRNEVLQTVGHMDQVEDEISHLMAVFQK from the coding sequence ATGAAAGAGAGTTTGGACGGCCGCTTTCCCACCACCCACTGGACCTTAATCCAGCGGTTAAAAAGCGAGGACGCGCAGGTCAGCACCCGCGCTTTGGAAGATCTTTGCCGCCAGTACCACTACCCCCTCTACTGCTACATCCGCCGCCGCGGGCTGGACCATCACGATGCTGAAGACGCCCTGCATGATTTTTTAGCCAAGCTTCTGCGCCTGGATTCCCTCCAGGATACGGAGGAGGCACGCGGTCGCCTACGCGGCTTTCTCTGCACCTCCTTGCACCGCTTCCTCATCAACTGGCATGAAAGCCGCCGCAACAGTACCCAGCGAGTGAAATCCCTGGAGGACCTTTCGGAATCTGAAAAACGCTATCAGATGGAGCATCTCACCGATGCCGACACCCCCGAGCGGATCTTTAACCGCAAGTGGAGCCAGGAACTCCTCAAACGGGTGCTGGAAAGTCTGGATGAAGACTATCAGGCCCGGGGCAAAAGTGCGGACTACCAGGCCCTGAAGCCCATCTTACTCTCCGGCGGCAGCCTGCGCGGGTATGATACCCAGGCCCTCAGCCAAAGCCTCAGCATCACGGAGGGCACCTTACGCATTCGGCTCCACCGCCTGCTCAAAGACTACCGCACCCTGCTGCGCAATGAGGTTCTACAGACCGTGGGCCACATGGATCAGGTGGAGGATGAAATCAGCCATCTGATGGCCGTCTTCCAGAAATGA
- a CDS encoding DUF1549 domain-containing protein produces the protein MKSALTHLPVWARRSPLRHWLLIASLSSSLAVAEVRMWTDVSGRKVEAELVMMQGEFVYLKTQDGKTHPFPLTRLSADDIALARRLTPPAPSGVAAARPVNLTLEQAAERLDRVVEAHLKAKGIKPNPPLNDEQFVRRLYLQTVGRIPKYEEAMAFIADKDRNKRAKLTDQLLTSPGHTSHLFNYYADMLRLKTRVSEYISGAAYNRWVKQAVAENKPYDVMVREMMTASGNTQTNPAAGYLLRDSGMLLDNLSVTSQVFLGTDISCAQCHDHPFDDWTQKQFYHLAAYFGSTRSAPDYGMLKQGLADRGLAWRDNLTLVAEADKFQPIDPLVKPAVQRFLHASAHHITENPKSVMKLPHDYQYKDGTPGEVVEPKVLFGNAPDLTKFDNRRAAFAHWLTADDNPRFAITVANRLWKRAFGRAVVEPVTDVNDLSTAAIPGLVQLLGEEMKRLRYDIREFERLLYRTRAWQRESSLVSIAPGASYDFPGPLLRRLTAEQIWDSVLTLILEDPDYFNGQRDYTEWEKLYSMDRGTVTGKELTERYAKLVELSSKDGGLFGWPREDESMRPSGSPLYIDPRIKAWRLYGDVLVRASEITQPTGGGHLLRNLGQSDRELVDASVMTGSVPISLALMNGRGSQVITKPGSRLMNVVDQHKADGPKVEAVFLSILSRLPSPDERSAAYKTIRQGGKNGFADVAWALLNTREFLFVQ, from the coding sequence ATGAAAAGTGCTCTCACTCACCTCCCCGTTTGGGCTCGCCGGAGCCCGCTCCGTCATTGGCTCCTCATCGCCAGTCTCTCCTCTTCCCTTGCTGTGGCTGAGGTGCGAATGTGGACGGATGTCTCGGGTCGGAAGGTGGAAGCCGAGCTGGTGATGATGCAGGGCGAGTTCGTTTACCTTAAAACGCAGGATGGAAAAACGCACCCCTTTCCCCTCACTCGACTCAGCGCCGATGACATCGCCCTGGCGCGTCGCCTGACTCCTCCGGCCCCCTCAGGGGTAGCGGCGGCACGCCCTGTGAACCTCACGCTCGAACAGGCCGCAGAGCGCCTGGACCGTGTGGTGGAGGCCCACCTGAAGGCCAAGGGCATCAAGCCAAATCCGCCTCTCAATGACGAACAATTTGTTCGCCGTCTCTACCTGCAAACGGTGGGTCGCATCCCGAAATACGAAGAGGCCATGGCCTTCATCGCAGACAAGGACCGCAACAAACGCGCGAAGCTGACGGACCAGTTGCTCACCTCCCCTGGCCACACCAGTCACTTGTTCAATTACTACGCCGACATGCTGCGGCTAAAGACCCGTGTCTCCGAATACATCAGCGGCGCTGCTTACAACCGCTGGGTGAAACAGGCCGTCGCCGAAAACAAACCCTACGACGTCATGGTGAGGGAGATGATGACCGCCAGTGGCAACACGCAGACGAATCCCGCTGCGGGGTATCTCTTGCGCGATTCCGGCATGCTCCTGGATAATCTCTCCGTGACCAGTCAGGTCTTTTTAGGCACGGATATTTCCTGCGCTCAGTGTCATGACCACCCTTTTGATGACTGGACACAAAAGCAGTTTTACCACCTCGCCGCTTACTTTGGCAGCACCCGTTCGGCCCCAGACTACGGCATGTTAAAACAGGGCCTGGCAGATCGCGGTCTCGCCTGGCGGGACAATCTGACCCTGGTGGCAGAAGCAGATAAGTTTCAGCCCATTGATCCCCTCGTCAAACCGGCCGTGCAGCGCTTCCTGCATGCCTCCGCTCATCACATCACGGAAAACCCGAAAAGCGTGATGAAGCTGCCGCATGACTACCAATACAAAGACGGCACACCCGGGGAGGTGGTGGAGCCGAAAGTCCTCTTTGGCAATGCGCCAGACCTAACCAAGTTTGATAACCGCCGCGCCGCCTTTGCCCACTGGCTCACGGCGGATGACAATCCGCGCTTTGCCATCACCGTCGCCAATCGTCTGTGGAAGCGGGCCTTTGGCCGCGCCGTGGTGGAGCCCGTCACGGATGTGAATGATCTCAGCACCGCCGCCATCCCTGGCCTCGTGCAGCTCCTGGGCGAGGAAATGAAACGCCTGCGTTATGACATCCGCGAATTTGAACGCCTGCTTTACCGCACCCGGGCATGGCAAAGGGAGTCCTCCCTGGTCTCCATCGCGCCCGGCGCGTCTTATGACTTCCCTGGGCCTCTGCTGCGTAGGCTCACGGCCGAACAAATCTGGGACTCGGTTTTGACCCTCATTTTGGAGGATCCGGATTACTTCAACGGCCAGCGCGACTACACGGAATGGGAGAAGCTCTACAGCATGGATCGCGGCACCGTCACGGGGAAGGAACTCACAGAACGCTACGCGAAACTGGTAGAACTAAGCAGCAAAGATGGTGGTTTGTTCGGCTGGCCACGCGAGGATGAATCCATGCGCCCCAGCGGCTCGCCCCTTTACATAGATCCCCGCATCAAGGCCTGGCGGCTGTATGGTGATGTTCTCGTGCGTGCCTCGGAAATCACCCAACCCACGGGTGGCGGCCACCTGCTGCGAAATCTGGGCCAGTCCGACCGCGAGCTGGTGGATGCCAGCGTCATGACCGGCTCGGTCCCCATTTCCCTGGCCCTCATGAATGGTCGGGGCAGTCAGGTCATCACGAAGCCTGGTTCCCGCCTTATGAATGTGGTGGATCAACACAAGGCGGATGGCCCCAAAGTGGAGGCCGTTTTTCTCAGCATCCTCAGCCGCCTGCCCTCGCCAGACGAACGCTCAGCCGCTTATAAAACCATCCGCCAAGGTGGCAAAAACGGCTTTGCCGATGTCGCCTGGGCGCTGCTAAACACCCGGGAATTCCTATTCGTCCAATAA